A section of the Telopea speciosissima isolate NSW1024214 ecotype Mountain lineage chromosome 3, Tspe_v1, whole genome shotgun sequence genome encodes:
- the LOC122654841 gene encoding uncharacterized protein LOC122654841: MWLHHLPFMDFVGECWATPFVGMPLTVLFLKLKHLRGHLKTWTRDYFGDIHQNVRNAEDGVTRAEFEYETNPTEQALSALRSAWGHLNRVLLQEEIFWKEKSRVKWLKEGERNTRFFHSIVNVKRKRSGICKIKNAQGEWILDKEGVNEEAIKYFSDIFSPGSTTSHEDLLNSIPTIISVEENNLLAVTPGFDEVKEAIFALSKDSALGPDGFTGHFFTACWELVGADVWEAVKDFFEGSYVPRSFTS; the protein is encoded by the coding sequence ATGTGGCTTCATCACCTGCCTTTTATGGACTTCGTGGGTGAGTGTTGGGCTACTCCCTTTGTGGGGATGCCCTTGACGGTCTTGTTCCTTAAACTGAAGCATCTTCGCGGTCACCTCAAGACTTGGACTAGGGATTATTTTGGCGACATTCACCAGAATGTTAGGAACGCTGAAGATGGGGTAACTAGGGCGGAATTTGAGTATGAGACTAACCCTACTGAGCAGGCGCTTAGTGCTCTTAGAAGCGCATGGGGCCATCTAAACCGTGTTTTGTTGCAGGAAGAAATATTTTGGAAGGAGAAATCTAGGGTAAAGTGGCTAAAAGAGGGGGAGAGGAACACCAGGTTTTTCCACTCTATAGTCAACGTGAAGCGAAAACGGAGTGGTAtctgcaaaataaaaaatgcccAGGGGGAGTGGATACTGGACAAAGAAGGGGTGAATGAGGAGGCGATCAAGTATTTTTCAGATATTTTTTCTCCAGGTTCAACAACTTCGCATGAGGACCTGCTGAATTCCATTCCTACAATTATCTCTGTTGAGGAAAATAATCTGTTGGCGGTAACGCCAGGATTTGATGAGGTTAAGGAAGCGATTTTTGCTCTTTCTAAAGACAGTGCACTTGGTCCAGATGGCTTCACTGGCCACTTTTTCACTGCCTGTTGGGAGTTAGTTGGTGCAGACGTTTGGGAGGCAGTCAAGGATTTCTTTGAGGGCAGTTATGTTCCCAGGAGCTTCACCTCGTAA
- the LOC122656293 gene encoding transcription factor PRE6-like yields MSSRRSRSRQSSGSSRITDDQINDLVSKLQQLLPELRERHSDKVSAAKVLQETCNYIRNLHREVDDLTERLSELLANTDTSSAQAAIIRSLLM; encoded by the exons ATGTCTAGCAGAAGGTCTCGTTCAAGGCAGTCATCAGGGAGTTCCAGGATCACAGATGATCAGATCAACGATCTTGTTTCCAAGTTACAGCAACTTCTACCAGAACTTCGTGAGAGGCATTCAGACAAG GTATCGGCAGCTAAGGTGCTACAAGAGACGTGCAACTATATTAGGAACTTACACAGAGAAGTGGACGATCTGACCGAGCGACTATCTGAGCTATTGGCCAATACAGACACCAGTAGTGCCCAAGCAGCCATAATTAGGAGTTTACTTATGTaa